CTGATAAAACAACTGCCACAACAACACCTGGCACTGCTAACGCCCCTGCAACAGCTACCCCGCAAACCGATAACGCTGCCATCATGGCCCGCAAACAAGTGCCTATTGTTTGTTATCACCAGATCCGTAATTGGGTGGCAACCGATTCAAAAAACGCCAAGGATTACATAGTACAGCCTGCTTTTTTCAAGGAACACATCAAAATGCTGGCCGACAGCGGTTACCATACCATTCTGCCCGATCAGCTTTACGCTTATCTTACCAAAGGCACCCCGCTGCCTAAAAAGCCCATCATGCTTACCTTCGATGATACCGACCTGGATCAGTTTACGGTAGCCAATCCTACCCTAAAAAAGTATGGCTTTAAAGCAGTGTATTTTGTGATGACCGTATCAATCGGCAGGCCGAAATACATGACTGCCGCACAAATCAAACAATTATCAGACGAAGGCAACGTGATTGCCAGCCATACCTGGGATCACCACCGTGTTGACCGTTACTCGCATAATTCAACGCTTAAAATTATCGGCAAAAACGGTAAAGTAACTACCCGCCCTGTTGATGACTGGGTTACCCAGATAGACAAGCCAACCAAAAAACTGGAAGAGATCACCGGCAAAAAAATGGATTACTTTGCCTTCCCTTTTGGCATCTGGAACAAAGCCGCTTTGCCTGAGCTACGCAAACACGGTTTCAAAATGGCTTTCCAGTTAGCCGACAAACGCGACCCATCTGATCCGCTAATGACTGTTAGAAGGATTTTAGATAGCGGCTACTGGAGTACAAAAACATTCAGCAATAGTATCAGAAGCAGCTTTTAATCCTCCGCTCTTGTAAAAAAGGTGAGATAAGTTTATAAACAAGCAATGCCCGGTAAAACCGGGCATTGCTTGTTTATAATCATCAAAGTTCTTATATCTCCAACAACTTTTAGAGCCCCTCGCCTGCGGGCCCCTGCCCTGTATTAGACGATTTTACCTTATTTTCTTCGGTTTTACCTGGCTCAGCATCTTCGCTGGCAATTATGGTGTCGTCACCGCTGTTTTCGCCTAATTCATCATTATGCAGATCCGAATCATCATTATTCTTGTCCGGTATCGGCCTGTTATTCAAATTTTCCATAATAATATATTTATTTAGTTCCGGTTACCCATTTAACCGCCTCATCCAGCTCTTCCAGTTTATAACCCTCAAACCTTCCGGGCAGGATATATTTAAAAAGATGACTAAATTCGCGTACACCCTCCTGGTCGGTTACTACAGCTACTTTATTCCAACGGGTAAAATATTTAAGGCCAAGCCTTATGTTACCACACCAGGCACCGGCACTAAAATTTTTGATATTAGTTTCCAGTACCAGCAAAAAATTTATTTTCCCTATGCGTTTTACCTTATCGGCAAGCAGCGGGCGTAGCGCGTTTTCGTAATCATCATTTGTAACATGGCCAACAGCATGCATTCCCAACACATGCGTAGGCAAATATTTAATATGCTGAAGCATGTTTATCAACCTGTACTTTTCAGCATAAAAACAAAAATTGCACCAATAGTTAAACTTTCATTCTTGTTATGAGGTAACAAAATGGTTGCATTGCTGATTCGCTGCAAAAAACTAATCTTAAATCAAACTCAATTTGATTTAAAGTACGTTTCTAAGTGATAGACGCGTTTTAAAATTGGGAAATTAGCCCGCAATTCTATTTTTCCTTTTTTATATATCCTACACGCTAATTTTCATCCAATCCATCTACGTATCCCAATTCTTTTAACTGCAATTTCAATTGTGAATCAACTTTATTTTTAGAGGTATAAAACGCCAAAATTTTCAATTTTGACGGTAATGGCTGTTGAATAAATCTTTCAAAAATGATATTTGTTCTGGAAACCCTGAGTTGATGAAGTGCCGGAAGGTTTTCAAGCCCAGTTAAAGAAGTAAGGGTTTTACAGTTCAGAACCTTTATGTCGGTCAAATTATTAAGTTCTTTGTCAAAATGAATTTTTGGCAAGCGAATTTGGTCTTCAACTAATAGTGTTTTTAACTTATGAAAGCGTCCTATATTTTCTAAATTATTTAACCCTCTTATCCAGGTGAGATTTAGATTTTCAATGTTTTTACCGTCAATCTCGCTAATACTATCTCGACCTCCAAGTATAATGTTCAACTTGCTCAGAATCGGCAATTCGTTTACAAATGATAATGGAACTTTAGATATACTATTTAAGCTGAGATGGTTTAATTTTTTTAAAGAACCTATCGCTTCGATATTCTTAGTATGTCCTGCCACAATCAAATATTCCAAGTTTTTGTAGCTGGATAAATACTTCAAGTTTAAAGCCTTTGTTTTAGTGTCAAATAAATATAACCTGTTTACGTTTTGGAGATTTTTAGCGCTTAGTATATCAGTTTCTTTAAGCTCAAATATACCAATCCCCATTTTTTTTAGATTTCGTAAGGAAGTAATTCTTTCTAAATTATGAGCTTGTCGTAAGCAGTCAATACTTAGTGATTTTACTTCTGGTATTTGGTCGAGAATGCTACAATCAAATGAATTTCGGGAACTTCCATAAAATCGAATAGTCAAATTTTCATCGTATTTTCCAGCTATTTCATTTAGTTTAGATAAGACATCACTGCTATTAACTTCGGAGGAAAACTGCACAATTACTTCTTTATTGTCATCCAGTAATTTTCCAATAACTATTTCATCAATTACATCAGGATCTTGAATTCTGTACGGCGCTCTCATTTAGAAGTTATAAAGTTAGTTTTT
The sequence above is a segment of the Mucilaginibacter celer genome. Coding sequences within it:
- a CDS encoding STAS/SEC14 domain-containing protein — protein: MLQHIKYLPTHVLGMHAVGHVTNDDYENALRPLLADKVKRIGKINFLLVLETNIKNFSAGAWCGNIRLGLKYFTRWNKVAVVTDQEGVREFSHLFKYILPGRFEGYKLEELDEAVKWVTGTK
- a CDS encoding polysaccharide deacetylase family protein, with translation MIKQTLIMLAFGAFGAISCQSKPADKTTATTTPGTANAPATATPQTDNAAIMARKQVPIVCYHQIRNWVATDSKNAKDYIVQPAFFKEHIKMLADSGYHTILPDQLYAYLTKGTPLPKKPIMLTFDDTDLDQFTVANPTLKKYGFKAVYFVMTVSIGRPKYMTAAQIKQLSDEGNVIASHTWDHHRVDRYSHNSTLKIIGKNGKVTTRPVDDWVTQIDKPTKKLEEITGKKMDYFAFPFGIWNKAALPELRKHGFKMAFQLADKRDPSDPLMTVRRILDSGYWSTKTFSNSIRSSF